From a single Arachis hypogaea cultivar Tifrunner chromosome 3, arahy.Tifrunner.gnm2.J5K5, whole genome shotgun sequence genomic region:
- the LOC112791207 gene encoding uncharacterized protein isoform X1 — protein MGMPMGSDDPAILKLHKWEPSDIPLALSEFREAFLSPTREILLLHSYEKEALLLPLIKGELHSSAPESCHDNDNHSPGSSTLSSQAFTRPSISDMVNDLPCTSGSEINIDTDPAQLKCPRSKSYPFISDVSSLAWARCGDSYDQHSDASFREFLFVSGRRGVSIHAFPKLNKTRGIAQAAVEGNFSQGRWVEWGPVATLAQNIEVGESSSLSDEGQTINGIVGDSGVELPRGPAAKRYLESFFTKIDTTVLDGSIWSKFPKNTEFPCSAEVVSFNIFDGGDVSNQSSLSLCGDASNSDCFSSVFGIEVNGFYECPRVFSSASYCLVGLFFMLPHDLSGNINDAIQGGRIRNLLLVARLDYWGIQWVSIVKLDERINISLANKWMDFQFSDDLLVCLNSSGLIALYGALSGELVTHLNVSHACGLNPHFDMKGSEKFSLSDGTDIKQECDIKAKLSDQHSGSFRRSFKRFVVASHTSLLAVVDECGVIYVISLGDYVPDKNYSYEKLLPYGQQFGLGMLVGWGVGGYDINHKVVYSNSSGNARSSDLNMESEVVSFPDKAVAANVLQQIHDCTFKEKTDLFGSYSSGFSAAAKNDNKFHGSDLNSLVMRTIFLPGFRVSGDDSICFSPLGFTILSRNNYAQNQRGSLLVHFNLQVKLDVHDDNFIGSKYDVCHFNGKEEAIIGEALGCIFQGCLYIVKEAGLSVYLPSISISTNFLPTEHIGYCPPTKGLGISDIIKDNVEIKETMKRFSPWKVEILDRVLLYEGTEEAHRLCSENGWDVKVSRIRQLQIALDYLKFDEIERSLEMLVDVNLAEEGILRLLFAAVFLIVNKNGNDSETSAASRLLALATSFATRMLRKYGMIQHKRDMIIAEGFNKTELLSLPPIEPVKLQAEVDFARKLREMAHFLEIIRNLQCRLRSKFQRASQGLATIGEESSLICTDMLQEESQLSVHASDLVSLDMLNQNELSLPLPAPGSDNNENLALVPVDSKSPLVSEEFGEVSPLGGNSEKKVLPVENPKEMMARWNVDNLDLKNVVKDALLSGRLPLAVLKLHLHQSENFVAGKEPHDTFTEVRDIGRAVAYDLFLKGETELAVSTLQRLGENIESCLKQLLFGTVRRSLRAQIAEELKRYGYLGPYEWKILEDMSLIESLYPSSSFWKTYHGRLRENGTSSDSVLPMENRLQLLHNHSFDSLVIECGEIDGIVLDSWMNINGSTSSVEVDEDEAHVGYWAAAAIWFDTWEQRTIDRMILNQSSPSGISLLWESQLEYHGGRNNWKEVSELLDMIPAYAISAGSLQLNLDVLQTTSSLGCNMKASNYGSFLGSLEELDSVCMEVPDIQIYQFSPDICSGWLRMLMQEKLAKRFIFLKEYWEGTMEMVALLARAGFVSDQDKILLDNDLIETLSDRDGTVHAMHKIFVHHCAQYNLPSLLDLYLDCHSLVLDRDSLLALQETAVDCQWAKWLLLSRVKGCEYEASLANARSIMSQNLVPGSGLSVMDLDEIIRTVDDIAEGGGEMAALATLMHAALPIQSCLNSGSVNMHINSSAQCTLENLRPTLLRFPTLWRTLVGACLGQDTMSLLVPKAKTALSDYLSWRDDNFFSTGRDTSLLQMLPCWFPKPIRRLIQLYVQGPIGCQSFSGFPTGETLLHRDIDLFINADVHAEISAISWEATIQRHIEEELHGPLLEENGLGLEHHLHRGRALAAFNQILGHRVQNMKSKEEAGASAHGQASIQLDVQTILSPLEQSEETLLSSVLPIAIMHFEDSMLVASCTFLLELCGLSASMLRTDIAVLKRISSFYTLSEDNENLRQLSPKGSMFHARSHEGDLTESLARALADEYLHKDSAVNSTGNGASGRQPSRALVLVLNHLEKASLPLIIDGNTYGSWLLTGNGDGAQLRSERKAASQRWSLVTNFCRMHQLPLSTKYLALLARDNDWVEFLSEGQIGGYSFDTVVQVASKEFSDPRLRLHMMTVLRAMQSKKKATSPEKGDETTFPNENMCVPVELFQILAECEKHKGPGEALLTKAKELSWSILAMVASCFPDVSPLSCLTVWLEITAARETSSIKVHNIASQIADNVGAAVNATNSLPVGDRVLTFHYNRQSPKRRRLLTPITVDSSTSVISEISSTSMGPKIFDSQGKSIENERDVGQTGGIIVASESNERPASLSKMVAVLCEQQLFLPLLRAFEMFLPSCPLLPFIRALQALSQMRLSEASAHLGSFSARIKEEPMYSQANVGREGQIGTSWISSTASKAADAVLSTCPSPYEKRCLMQLLASTDFGDGGLAAAHYRRAYWKINLAEPMLRKDNVLHFDNETADDASLLSALENNRQWEQARNWAKQLEASGTPWKSSLHHVTESQAESMVAEWKEFLWDVPEERVALWSHCHTLFIRYSFPSLQAGLFFLKHAEAVEKDLPARELHEILLLSLQWLSGMISLSSPVCPLHLLREIETKVWLLAVESESQVKSEGDFNFTFSIRENAIKNESSIIDRTATIIAKMDNHINSMRNRIDNQIPYKNQVVDAGLSTTFGGGSKTKRRGKGYMQSRRPPLETADKSADSDDGSSAHCFKNELQLNEENLKLEMSFSRWDERVGAAELERAVLSLLEFGQIAAAKQLQSKFSPEEIPSEFKLVDAALKLAAISTPPSNVSLSMLDEEVRSVIQTHGLLKGKHHVDPLQVLESLVAIFTEGSGRGLCKRIIAVIKAANTLGLSFFEAFNKQPIELLQLLSLKAQESFEEANMLVQTHPMPAASIAQILAESFLKGVLAAHRGGYMDSQKEEGPAPLLWRFSDFLKWAELCPSEPEIGHALMRLVITGQEIPHACEVELLILSHHFYKSSACLDGVDVLVALAATRVDAYVLEGDFSCLARLITGVGNFYALNFILGILIENGQLDLLLQKYSAAADTNTGTAEAVRGFRMAVLTSLKHFNPNDLDAFAMVYSHFDMKHETAALLESRAQQSCEQWFRRYDMDQNEDLLDSMRYFIEAAEVHSSIDAGNKTRSNCAQASLLSLQIRMPDFQWLNLSETNARRALVEQSRFQEALIVAEAYNLNQPSEWALVLWNQMLKPEVMEEFVAEFVAVLPLQPSMLIDLARFYRAEVAARGDQSHFSVWLTGGGLPAEWAKYLGRSFRCLLKRTRDLKLRMQLATLATGFGDVIDACKEELDNVPDNAAPLVLRKGHGGAYLPLM, from the exons ATGGGTATGCCTATGGGCAGTGATGATCCTGCTATACTTAAGTTACATAAGTGGGAACCTTCCGATATTCCACTTGCGCTCTCGGAATTTCGTGAGGCTTTTCTTTCTCCCACAAGAGAGATACTGCTTTTGCATTCTTATGAAAAAGAAGCTCTTTTGCTTCCGCTGATAAAAG GAGAATTACATTCTAGTGCTCCGGAAAGCTGCCATGACAATGATAATCACAGTCCAGGTTCATCGACTCTTTCCTCCCAGGCATTCACTAGGCCTAGTATATCAGATATGGTGAATGATTTACCTTGCACTTCAGGATCAGAAATCAACATTGATACTGATCCTGCTCAACTTAAGTGTCCAAGGTCCAAAAGTTACCCATTTATTAGTGATGTGAGCTCGTTGGCATGGGCACGTTGTGGGGACAGCTATGATCAGCACAGTGATGCTTCATTTAGAGAATTTCTATTTGTGTCCGGAAGACGTGGGGTGTCCATCCATGCTTTTCCCAAATTGAACAAAACCAGAGGAATTGCTCAAGCTGCAGTAGAGGGGAACTTTAGCCAAGGCAGGTGGGTGGAATGGGGGCCTGTTGCTACATTAGCTCAAAACATAGAAGTAGGAGAGTCTTCCAGCCTGAGTGATGAAGGTCAGACTATAAATGGTATTGTTGGAGATAGTGGAGTTGAACTACCGAGAGGTCCTGCTGCTAAGAGATACTTGGAGTCGTTTTTCACTAAAATTGATACTACTGTATTAGATGGTAGTATCTGGAGCAAGTTCCCTAAGAATACAGAATTTCCTTGCTCTGCAGAAGTGGTTTCATTTAACATATTTGATGGAGGTGATGTGTCTAACCAGTCAAGCTTGAGCTTGTGTGGAGATGCTTCTAATTCTGATTGTTTTTCTAGTGTATTTGGTATTGAGGTTAATGGTTTCTATGAATGCCCAAGAGTGTTCTCAAGTGCTTCATATTGCTTGGTTGGGCTCTTTTTTATGTTACCGCATGATTTGTCTGGAAATATTAATGATGCAATTCAAGGAGGCAGGATAAGAAATTTACTTCTTGTAGCTAGGTTAGACTATTGGGGTATTCAGTGGGTTTCAATAGTGAAGCTAGATGAAAGAATAAACATAAGTCTAGCAAATAAGTGGATGGATTTTCAGTTTTCTGATGATCTCCTTGTTTGTCTTAATTCTTCTGGCTTGATTGCTCTCTATGGTGCATTGTCTGGTGAACTTGTGACACATTTAAATGTTTCACATGCTTGTGGACTTAACCCTCATTTTGATATGAAAGGGTCAGAAAAGTTTTCCTTGAGTGATGGTACAGATATTAAGCAAGAGTGTGACATTAAGGCTAAGTTGTCTGATCAGCATAGTGGTTCTTTTAGGAGGTCATTCAAAAGGTTCGTTGTTGCTTCACATACCTCCCTTTTAGCTGTGGTTGATGAATGCGGTGTGATCTATGTGATTTCCTTGGGTGATTATGTGCCTGACAAGAACTATTCATATGAGAAGTTGCTTCCATATGGTCAGCAATTTGGGCTTGGAATGTTGGTTGGTTGGGGAGTTGGTGGGTATGATATAAATCACAAAGTGGTATACTCTAATTCTTCTGGCAATGCTCGTTCTAGTGATTTGAACATGGAAAGTGAAGTGGTTTCTTTCCCAGACAAAGCTGTGGCGGCCAATGTGCTTCAGCAAATTCATGACTGCACATTTAAAGAAAAGACAGACTTGTTTGGCTCCTATTCAAGTGGATTTTCTGCTGCTGCTAAAAATGATAACAAGTTTCATGGTTCTGATTTGAATTCACTTGTTATGAGAACAATATTTCTTCCTGGTTTTAGAGTCTCTGGGGATGATTCCATTTGTTTTTCTCCTCTGGGATTTACTATTCTCTCTAGAAATaattatgcacaaaatcaaagagGTTCTCTGCTTGTCCATTTTAATCTGCAAGTGAAGTTAGATGTTCATGATGACAACTTCATAGGTAGTAAATATGATGTGTGCCACTTTAATGGAAAAGAAGAAGCTATTATTGGAGAAGCACTTGGATGCATTTTCCAAGGTTGTTTATATATAGTGAAGGAAGCTGGTCTATCAGTGTATCTTCCCTCCATTTCaatttcaacaaattttcttcCTACTGAGCACATTGGTTATTGCCCACCAACTAAGGGTTTAGGGATTTCAGACATAATAAAGGACAATGTGGAAATAAAAGAAACAATGAAAAGGTTTTCTCCTTGGAAAGTTGAAATTTTGGACAGAGTTCTTCTGTATGAAGGCACTGAAGAGGCACATCGATTGTGTTCAGAAAATG GATGGGATGTCAAAGTTTCTCGCATTCGTCAGTTACAAATAGCACTGGACTacttgaaatttgatgaaatagaAAG ATCTTTGGAAATGCTTGTGGATGTGAATCTAGCAGAAGAGGGGATTTTGAGGTTGCTCTTTGCTGCAGTTTTTCTCATTGTTAACAAAAATGGAAATGATAGCGAAACTTCTGCTGCTTCAAG GCTTCTTGCACTGGCTACTTCCTTTGCAACCAGGATGCTTCGTAAATATGGAATGATACAACATAAAAGAGATATGATCATTGCAGAGGGCTTTAACAAAACAGAATTACTCTCTCTTCCCCCTATTGAACCAGTTAAACTGCAAGCAGAAGTGGATTTTGCTCGAAAACTTCGTGAGATGGCTCATTTCTTGGAGATCATACGCAACCTGCAATGTAGGCTTAGATCGAAATTCCAAAGGGCCAGTCAAGGATTG GCTACTATCGGAGAAGAGTCATCTTTAATTTGTACTgatatgttgcaggaagaatccCAACTTTCAGTTCATGCTTCAGATTTAGTGTCACTGGACATGTTGAACCAAAATGAGCTTTCCTTACCTCTACCTGCTCCTGGTAGTGACAACAACGAAAACCTTGCACTAGTGCCTGTTGATTCAAAATCTCCTTTGGTCTCGGAAGAGTTTGGTGAAGTATCCCCTTTAGGAGGAAATTCTGAAAAGAAAGTTTTGCCTGTGGAAAATCCGAAAGAGATGATGGCACGCTGGAATGTAGATAATCTGGACCTTAAAAATGTGGTTAAAGATGCGCTGCTCTCTGGTCGTCTGCCTTTGGCAGTACTTAAACTGCATCTTCATCAATCGGAAAATTTTGTTGCTGGCAAAGAGCCTCATGATACTTTCACTGAAGTCCGTGATATTGGCAGAGCTGTTGCTTATGACTTATTTTTGAAG GGTGAAACTGAGCTTGCTGTTTCAACACTTCAAAGACTTGGAGAGAACATCGAATCCTGTCTCAAGCAACTTTTATTTGGCACTGTAAGGAGATCTTTGCGGGCCCAGATTGCTGaggaattgaaaagatatggttatCTAGGACCATATGAGTGGAAGATATTGGAAGATATGTCATTGATTGAG AGTCTTTATCCTAGCAGCAGCTTCTGGAAAACATATCATGGGAGGCTAAGAGAGAATGGTACTTCATCAGACTCTGTTTTGCCGATGGAAAATAGACTACAGCTCTTGCATAACCATTCATTTGATAGCCTTGTCATTGAATGTGGGGAGATTGATGGAATTGTCTTGGATTCATGGATGAATATCAATGGAAGTACATCTTCTGTAGAAGTTGATGAAGATGAGGCTCATGTTGGATATTGGGCTGCTGCTGCTATCTGGTTTGATACCTGGGAGCAAAGAACCATTGATCGT ATGATATTGAATCAATCATCTCCTTCGGGAATATCTTTACTGTGGGAATCACAACTTGAATATCATGGGGGTCGCAATAATTGGAAAGAAGTATCTGAACTGTTGGACATGATACCGGCATATGCCATATCTGCTGGAAGCCTTCAACTCAATTTGGATGTTTTGCAAACTACTTCGTCTTTAGGATGCAATATGAAGGCTTCTAATTACGGAAGTTTCTTAGGCTCTCTTGAAGAATTGGATTCTGTATGCATGGAAGTTCCAGATATCCAAATATATCAGTTTTCACCTGATATTTGCTCTGGGTGGTTGAGAATGCTCATGCAggaaaagcttgcaaaaagatttatatttttgaaagaatATTGGGAAGGAACAATGGAGATGGTTGCTCTTTTGGCTCGGGCAGGTTTCGTATCTGATCAAGATAAGATTTTGTTGGACAATGATCTTATTGAGACCTTATCAGATAGAGATGGAACTGTACATGCTATGCATAAAATATTTGTGCATCACTGTGCACAATATAATTTGCCAAGTCTTTTGGACCTTTACCTTGATTGTCATAGTTTGGTCCTTGATCGTGATTCCCTTCTTGCATTACAGGAAACTGCA GTTGATTGTCAATGGGCAAAATGGCTGCTCTTATCAAGAGTTAAGGGGTGTGAGTACGAGGCTTCACTTGCTAATGCTCGCTCAATTATGTCACAAAATTTGGTTCCTGGAAGTGGCCTCAGTGTTATGGATTTAGATGAAATAATTCGAACTGTTGATGACATTGCTGAAGGAGGGGGAGAAATGGCAGCTCTAGCAACCCTGATGCATGCTGCTTTGCCAATTCAAAGCTGTTTGAATAGTGGTAGTGTAAATATGCATATCAATTCCTCTGCCCAGTGCACATTGGAGAACCTTAGGCCAACTTTGCTACGGTTCCCAACATTGTGGCGCACGCTTGTAGGAGCATGTCTTGGACAAGATACAATGAGCTTGTTGGTTCCTAAAGCAAAAACTG CTTTATCAGATTATCTTAGTTGGCGTGATGACAATTTTTTCTCTACTGGACGTGATACTTCACTTCTACAAATGCTTCCATGCTGGTTTCCTAAGCCCATTCGGAGATTAATACAACTTTACGTGCAG GGTCCTATTGGATGCCAATCCTTTTCAGGGTTTCCTACTGGGGAAACTTTGCTACACAGAGACATTGATTTATTCATAAATGCTGATGTACATGCTGAGATAAGTGCAATTTCTTGGGAGGCAACTATCCAAAGACACATTGAGGAAGAACTACATGGCCCTTTACTCGAG GAAAATGGCCTTGGACTTGAGCACCATTTGCACCGTGGACGTGCTTTGGCAGCTTTCAACCAGATCCTTGGCCATAGAGTTCAAAATATGAAGTCTAAAGAGGAGGCCGGTGCTTCAGCTCATGGACAAGCAAGCATTCAATTAGATGTCCAGACTATTCTTTCACCACTTGAGCAAAGTGAAGAGACTCTGCTTTCATCT GTTTTGCCAATTGCTATTATGCATTTTGAGGATTCTATGCTTGTTGCCTCATGCACTTTTCTTCTGGAGCTATGTGGTCTGTCAGCCAGCATGTTGCGCACTGATATTGCTGTGCTAAAGCGAATTTCTTCTTTCTACACATTAAGTGAAGATAATGAAAATCTCAGGCAATTATCACCCAAGGGATCTATGTTTCATGCAAGATCCCATGAAGGTGACTTGACCGAGTCTCTTGCTCGAGCCTTAGCTGATGAATATTTGCACAAGGATTCTGCAGTAAATTCTACTGGGAATGGAGCTTCAGGTAGACAACCTTCTCGGGCTCTTGTGCTTGTCTTGAACCATTTGGAAAAAGCAAGCCTTCCGCTGATTATAGATGGAAATACATATGGGTCTTGGCTGCTAACTGGAAATGGTGATGGAGCACAGTTAAGGTCTGAACGAAAGGCTGCTAGCCAGCGCTGGAGTTTGGTAACAAATTTTTGTAGGATGCATCAGCTTCCCCTAAGTACAAAGTATCTTGCTTTATTAGCTAGAGATAATGACTGG GTTGAATTTTTGTCTGAAGGTCAGATTGGGGGATATTCTTTTGATACAGTGGTCCAAGTG GCATCAAAGGAGTTTAGTGATCCACGTCTGAGACTTCATATGATGACAGTTTTGAGAGCAATGCAATCAAAGAAAAAGGCAACCTCACCAGAGAAAGGTGATGAAACAACCTTTCCTAATGAAAACATGTGTGTTCCAGTTGAACTCTTCCAGATATTAGCAGAATGTGAAAAACACAAAGGTCCTGGAGAAGCTCTCTTGACAAAAGCAAAAGAGTTGTCCTGGTCAATTTTGGCAATGGTGGCTTCATGTTTCCCTGATGTCTCACCATTGTCATGCCTGACAGTTTGGTTGGAAATTACTGCAGCAAG AGAAACTTCATCGATCAAGGTGCATAATATTGCTTCCCAGATTGCAGATAATGTTGGAGCAGCTGTAAATGCAACCAATTCCTTGCCTGTAGGTGATAGAGTGCTTACATTTCATTACAATAGGCAGAGTCCCAAGCGTCGACGGTTATTAACACCCATTACAGTCGACTCATCTACTTCTGTAATATCTGAGATCTCAAGTACTTCTATGGGTCCAAAAATATTTGATTCCCAAGGTAAGTCTATCGAGAATGAAAGAGATGTAGGACAGACGGGAGGTATAATTGTTGCAAGTGAATCCAATGAAAGGCCAGCTTCTCTTTCCAAGATGGTTGCAGTGCTTTGTGAACAACAATTGTTCTTGCCTTTGCTAAGGGCATTTGAGATGTTCCTTCCATCATGTCCATTGCTGCCATTCATTCGTGCCCTTCAG GCACTTTCACAAATGCGCCTCTCAGAAGCTTCTGCTCATTTGGGTTCCTTTTCAGCACGAATTAAGGAGGAACCGATGTACTCACAGGCAAATGTGGGACGAGAAGGACAGATTGGAACATCATGGATTAGTTCTACAGCTTCAAAAGCTGCTGATGCAGTGCTTTCAACTTGCCCCTCTCCGTATGAGAAAAGATGCTTAATGCAACTTCTTGCCTCCACTGACTTTGGTGATGGTGGACTTGCTGCGGCACACTACCGAAGGGCTTATTGGAAAATTAATTTAGCAGAACCTATGCTTCGTAAAGATAATGTGTTGCATTTTGATAATGAAACTGCAGATGATGCTTCACTGTTGTCTGCACTAGAAAATAATAGGCAGTGGGAGCAAGCAAGGAACTGGGCCAAGCAGTTGGAGGCCAGTGGAACCCCCTGGAAATCTTCATTGCATCATGTCACTGAGTCTCAG GCCGAATCTATGGTAGCCGAGTGGAAGGAGTTTCTTTGGGACGTACCAGAAGAGAGGGTTGCTTTATGGAGCCACTGTCACACATTATTCATCAGATACTCCTTCCCTTCTCTTCAA GCTGGGTTATTTTTCCTTAAACATGCTGAAGCTGTTGAGAAAGATCTGCCTGCAAGGGAGCTTCAtgaaattttattgctttctcTGCAATGGTTGAGTGGGATGATAAGCCTTTCCAGCCC TGTCTGCCCATTGCATCTTCTGCGTGAAATTGAAACCAAAGTATGGCTTTTAGCGGTTGAATCTGAGAGCCAGGTAAAGAGTGAAGGAGACTTCAATTTTACCTTTTCTATCAGGGAGAATGCTATCAAGAATGAATCCAGTATTATTGACCGAACTGCAACCATAATAGCAAAGATGGACAACCATATAAATTCAATGAGGAATAGAATTGATAACCAAATCCCTTACAAGAATCAAGTAGTGGATGCTGGCCTCTCAACTACTTTTGGTGGTGGTTCAAAGACAAAAAGAAGGGGCAAAGGATACATGCAATCAAGACGCCCACCTCTTGAAACAGCAGATAAAAGTGCTGATAGTGATGATGGATCTAGTGCCCACTGTTTCAAAAATGAGTTGCAGTTGAATGAAGAGAACCTAAAACTGGAAATGTCATTTTCTAGGTGGGACGAAAGGGTTGGCGCAGCAGAGCTGGAAAGGGCTGTACTATCTTTATTGGAATTTGGGCAAATTGCTGCAGCCAAGCAACTGCAATCTAAGTTCTCTCCTGAAGAAATACCATCTGAATTTAAACTTGTAGATGCGGCCTTGAAGCTTGCTGCTATTTCAACTCCTCCCAGCAATGTATCTTTGTCAATGCTTGACGAAGAAGTGCGTTCAGTTATACAAACACATGGTCTACTGAAGGGCAAGCACCATGTGGACCCACTGCAG GTTCTGGAGTCTTTGGTGGCCATTTTTACAGAAGGCAGTGGGCGCGGGTTATGTAAGAGAATAATAGCAGTTATAAAAGCTGCAAACACCTTGGGACTCTCATTTTTTGAGGCGTTCAACAAGCAACCAATTGAACTGCTACAGCTCCTTTCTCTTAAAGCACAGGAGTCATTTGAGGAGGCAAACATGCTGGTGCAGACTCATCCAATGCCAGCGGCAAGCATTGCTCAAATACTTGCAGAATCTTTCCTAAAG GGTGTGTTGGCTGCACATCGTGGAGGGTATATGGATTCACAAAAGGAAGAAGGACCTGCTCCATTGCTGTGGAGATTTTCAGATTTCTTGAAGTGGGCAGAGCTTTGTCCCTCTGAACCAGAAATTGGGCATGCTTTAATGCGTTTGGTGATTACTGGACAGGAGATACCACATGCTTGTGAG GTTGAGCTTCTTATTCTGTCCCACCATTTCTACAAGTCATCTGCATGCCTTGATGGAGTTGATGTCCTTGTAGCTCTTGCTGCAACTAGGGTTGATGCTTATGTATTGGAGGGTGATTTTTCATGTTTGGCTCGATTAATAACCGGGGTTGGAAACTTTTATGCTCTCAATTTCATTCTTGGCATTCTCATAGAAAATGGTCAGTTGGATCTTCTGCTCCAGAAGTATTCTGCTGCTGCAGACACCAACACAGGCACTGCTGAGGCTGTCAGAGGATTTCGAATGGCTGTTCTTACATCTTTGAAGCATTTCAACCCTAATGACCTTGATGCATTTGCTATG GTCTACAGTCATTTTGATATGAAACATGAGACAGCTGCTCTTTTAGAGTCACGAGCACAGCAATCGTGTGAACAGTGGTTCCGCCGCTATGACATGGACCAGAATGAGGATTTATTGGATTCCATGCGCTACTTCATTGAAGCTGCTGAAGTTCACTCTTCCATTGATGCTGGCAACAAAACACGAAGCAATTGTGCACAGGCTTCCCTTCTGTCCTTGCAAATTCGAATGCCTGATTTCCAGTGGCTTAATCTATCAGAAACCAATGCTAGACGAGCTTTGGTTGAGCAATCTCGTTTTCAAGAGGCTTTAATTGTAGCTGAAGCTTATAACCTAAACCAACCAAGTGAGTGGGCTTTAGTACTCTGGAACCAGATGCTCAAACCTGAAGTGATGGAGGAGTTTGTGGCAGAGTTCGTTGCAGTTCTACCTCTTCAGCCGTCAATGCTGATTGATTTAGCTAGATTCTATAGAGCTGAAGTGGCTGCTCGAGGGGACCAATCTCATTTCTCTGTCTGGCTTACAGGTGGAGGCTTGCCAGCCGAGTGGGCTAAATATTTAGGAAGATCATTCAGGTGCCTATTGAAACGAACAAGGGACTTGAAGTTGCGGATGCAATTGGCTACACTGGCAACTGGATTTGGTGATGTTATTGATGCATGCAAGGAGGAATTGGATAACGTCCCTGACAATGCGGCACCACTAGTGTTGAGGAAGGGTCATGGGGGAGCTTACCTCCCTTTAATGTAA